The window ataattattaaaatattaaaaataataataataatcttcggATACTCCTGCCACATACTTCTTCCTACTATTATAAACACAGCACCATCATGAACAAGACCTAAAATAAGTAATGAAGAATACCGTTAGACTTCTTACAATTTCATAAACCCATGAGATCTGAAATAGGTCCAATCGGGCCTGTCTAGGTCGATCAGTagattttgggcaaaatccacTGATAAACTTAGACATGTCTGATTAAATCTATTTCAAGTCTTGTGGGTTTCTGAGACTACAAGAAGTTAATGGTATTCTTCATTACTTATTTTCGTCTCACTGGAAGTGTTATAATATCATGCTAACTTTTATCTAGAATGTGGTCCTAGTCTCTAGAAAATCAAACTCATGTCGAGCTTGATCTGAATCAGACCAGGCTCAAGGATCTAAATCAGCACTACCACGAGCCTGATTTGATTCAGATTAGGCTTAAGGCTTAATTTCCCAGAAACTAGGACCACATTCTAGCTGAAAGTTAGCATAGCATTATAGCACCTCCGGAGAGTCCAAAAATAAGCAATGGAAGATATCATTGGACTACTTGCAGCCTTAAAAATTGATAAGAACTGAAATGAGTCGAATCAGACTTGtttaggtccatcaatggatttcgGTTAAAACTCACTCATATTAGTCCCTTGGCGATCAGCTAGAAGGGGATGAATAGTCTGCACAATAAAAACTAACAAAGCCCCTTctcgaactttatagctttattagTCTAACATTTGCATAAAAAAATAAGAGACTATAAAAGAAGAAgcacaaaagagttacttggcttgcaatcagaggattgctaatccaaagaagttgaagttcactaaacaatctccttcagacaaagaagtctcttacaacaattgaagcactcaattacagaacaaaactaaagaggaatcaattacaaGTATTTTTTTGATCTTCtgggaccagggttgtatttatagccctaaccAGGACGccggaagggttctaggcacctagagggagatagaattttatcctcatCGCAACAAATCACGCCACATTACGAAATGATGAAGTTTTGATTCCAGGCGCCCATACCAGTAAAGTCAACTTTTCGACTGACTTTTTGGtctaggtcttccgctccggttccgcttgcttgggtTCGGGTCTTCTGCTTTggttccgctcacttgggtgatttcgaccatccagaatagggttcACCTAAACCCATTTTtgagccttctcgagcaaccttccactccggcttctcgtccctcagaaatatcgcgcgcctccttctcgtccgccccgcgtactcttccatagcaccttgcTCCTCGGACCCACTGAGctcatcggctctctcccatgtcgtccttctcactagctgcgtctttcgctcgatttcctgtgctcctaagttcctgcactctcagacacaagggttaaatcacaacaggacttaacctgacttggttgatcacatcaaaactatcttggggtactaacaactCATGGACCTAGACAGGTTGATTAGATTCATTTCACTATGAGTTTCTAAGGCTGTAAGGAGTCTAAGAGTGTCCTCAATTGCTTATTTCGGTCTTTCCGAAGGTACTGCAATATTACGCTAACTTTTAGCTAGAACATGGTCCTAGTGTCTGAGAAATCAATTCCACAATGGGCATGATCTAAATTAGATCAGACCCGGAGGATATAAATGAGCACTACCACAGGTCTGATCTAATTCAAATCAGACTCAAcatgagtttttttttcttagataCTAGGACCATATTTTAGTTGAAAGTAAGTATCACTTTCGAAAAGACCAAAATAAGTAATAGAAGATATCGTTAGACTCTTTACAACCttagaaatttatagaatttGAAATATGTCTAATAAGACTTGTCTAGGCCTATGGGTAGATTTTAATCGAAATTCACTATTGACCTTCTGATTGAATCTATTTTAGATGTTGTAAATTTTTGAATTGGTAAAAAGTCTAACAATGTTCTTAATTATTTATTTCAGATTTATTCACGATAACATTACATTTATAATAAACAAAGAAGTATGATAATTACGGAGCTCAATGTCGTATAACGGAAAGAGAGGAGTGAGAAACACAAGGTCATGTGCATCAgaacaataaaaattaattttgaattagatttttaaaaaatatgattcCGATGAATTGAAGATTGACATGTTTAAAATTAATAGTGGTGAGAGGGAAAGATCAAtccaaatcatttttaaaaatttcaaataagcAAGCCTCTTTTTTGTGAATTCGAGAAGATCAAAACTCCTAaattatatttcatttaaaaaaaatattttaaaaaatcggAAGCCTCTTACAAACTAAATTTTTGTTGGTACATAAATTACAAAAAACTAATGAAACGATGAATCCCTGCGtgatcttggagaagaagtgtacttttatttttttatatataccgCGGACAAACAGATGGAGACAAAGTGGCCAACACCCTTCTTGTCTCTATCTCCTTCCGACATCTCCTAAATTAACACCTTCCTCTTACTTTCTTTTGATTTCCTTGTTTTTTTATTGCTTAATCACAAAGCGTCAGAGTTTGAGATGTTATGCAAAATAATTGGCCAAAGTTTAATTTGGACGAAGGATGTCGTATATATCTTGGGAATGTTGCGTTAACAGTGGCACCTTCAGCTACTGCTTCCTTCTTCCTTCCATGgatgttttcttttccttcccaAACCATTCCCAAAGGCTCCTTCCTTAGTTTACTCTGCTTTTCCTCTTTTTTGTCTCTCGCTTTTTCTCTCGATGACGGCTCCCAACATTGAGATGATTGCGGCTTTGCTTCGGAGCTGCACGGTGGGGAGGGAGCGAGGTCTACGTTCGCCGGCGACACATCTCGTCGGCGGAAGCCCAGAAAGCGTCTCCGTGGAGCTCAACTCGGAGACGGCGCTGCCTTTCCACTGGGAGCAGTGTCTCGACATGCAGGTAGACGTCCCCACCTCCTTAAATGCATTCCTTCTTTTCGTCAATCATTGATTATAAATGGAGCGAATCCGTCTCCAAAATCGTGTTTTGGAACCATTTCCGGCGTCAAAATCGTTCCTTTTGTGCATTATGGCAGACAGGGGAAGTCTACTACTTCAACCGGGAGACCGGAACCAGGACGAGCAAAGACCCCCGAGCCGCCGCCGCCTACTCGTCGAGCTATCATTCTGAGGAAGACGTCTCCTCGTCCTCCGACGACAGCTTCTCCGGCGTCGCCAGCGGCGGCAGCAGCAGCAGAAACGACAACGAGGACAGCAGCGACAGTACCGCCAACTCCTGTCTCACCTccatctcctcctcctcccctTCCCGGGCGACCGCCGCCGAGCCTCTCGTCTCCGCCGGATGTCGGTCCTGCTTCATGTACTTCATGGTCCCCAAGAGCGACGACTCCTGCCCCAAGTGCAGCGGCCGCCTCCTCAAGCTCGGCCGCCACGGCAACGTCTGAAGCACTCACTACTTCAAACTCCAGTCTCAATTCCTCTTGtactttggatcgatccaacgAGAAAAAAAGATCCAACTTTTATTCCGTGTTTCTCCAAATTAAACTGATTTCTGCAACATCTTACGCTTCTTGGAATTCTTTAGAACTTAAAGTCTTAGTTTCATCCTTCCCATCACCTTTATGAGATCACCACGCTCGGTCGGCATGCAACGACTGTCACTGTTTCTCCTTCAATTACTTTCTTGCGTTAACAGTTTCGCAGAACACATTGAATTGCTGCTGCCTGAGGGCAATTAATCGACCAGCAATGGAATTTTTCAAGTCGAGTGGAAGAAGAGGAGGGAATAAAGTGGAATGGTAAAGTTTAAGTGTCTCAGACAAGAACCTCGCCTCGGGCTGGCTGGCAGAAAGGAATCTACACAGAGCGCAGAAAGTAAACCCTCTTTCTTTCCCTCCTCCTGCAcagcagaggaagagggagaaaAGGTATCAGAAATCTACCACATTGTTCCCTTAAACCAATGATCCAGCGGTCTTTACCTCGAGAAACAGAACCACTCATCAAACacattttatatgtatatatatattaaaaatttatacagCAGCAGCAGTGGCTGTAGCTGCGCAAGTTTTCACCAAACCTTACACTATCCGTGGAGAGTTAGTCAGTTAATCATCAAGTTCTCGAGTAGATTGATGAACTCTTTCTTCAGAATGTGGTCATtccaaaatccaaatccaatagaATGATCATTTGAAACAACTCCAAAATTGCGGTAGAACCAAAACTGTAACAGGATCATGTGCAGCTGTTATTTGTTGGCGATATGCGTAAGTAAACATGTAAGACTGAGTGCGAACAGTCGCTGCAAAAATTCCTTTTGTTTTTGTCCTCCGCGCTCTCATCTGTCATTTTTGTTCTTTTGCTTCCTCTGTGAAATGGCAAAATTGAATTCCTGAAAGTTTTTAGATTCTGGAAACAAATGCTAACTAATAATGAGAAGTGAGAAGTGGCATGCTGTTCTTTGTCTTTGTCAATGCAAGGAAATGCAGCACAAACCAGCTGCAAATAAACTCATGCATATTCTATGGCTCGACTTACCTTTTTACAGCATAGAAATTAAGAATCAGAAGAAGGCTTGTTTTGCTAACTTTGCCCATTTTCTTTGGTGTTTGGGCTGAGGATTCTTCCATGTGCTCAAGCTTGACCTGTCACCATCTGAAACTTACTCTTGCATGGCATGGAAAGCTACCGTGGATTATGAGCTTCACATGAGCAGGCTTTAAGTGATTGGAATTAATGAGAATTTGTTTAATCTTTTGGCATGCCAGTTTAATTTACTTAAGATGATCGTTTCTTAAAGTCAAATAATAtaatacattttttatttttttcttcaagtatagcacaatttttttttttatcaagatTAATTTGAACCTCCTCCCCTTCTCTGACTCATAATCAGTATTGCTGAGGAGGTCTCACGGATTGACACAAGTGGTACATATATATGTGTTTATTTCAATGGAGTTTGGGATGAATTTCTAATGGATATAAAATGACTTGTTAAGTGTCTGATTTTTCTAATATAAAGAGCTGTTGCATTAGGATAAAATGTCCATATGATTTATATGCATATATCTTGTCTTGGGGTTAGCGATACTGAGTCATTTGGGATGAGTAATATCATCATTTGCTTTAGTATTGCTTGGGATAGGCCCCCATGGATTGACACAGTTAGTACCTACATGAGTGTTTGCTCTAATAGGTCATGAGATTAATTCCCAGTAGGTGCAAAATGTTTTTTTAAGTGTTTGACCTACCCCATGCAAAGGGTTGTTGTTATAGGGCAACATGTCCCCTATGATTTATCTACCTGTATCTTGTCATGGGTCGTTGATATTAGGCCGCTTGAGGAGAATGATATCACATTTTGCTCTAGTATTACTTAGGAAAGGACCCTTGCGGATTGATGCAATTGGTATCTATATAGGTGGTTGCTCCAATAGATCATGGGGTAAATTTCCAATGGGTACAAAATACCTTACTGGATGCCTAATCTCTCCCATATTAAGGGCCCCTGAGCTTGGGTAAGATGTCTCCCATGATTTACCTATTTGTATCTTAGCGTGGCACCAATAATACTGGGTTGCTTGGGgtgaactgttagagtgtatactaaaagcctagctttttgtaaacatttattttgaaataaagaatcatattggtcaaatgtctacatttatatgctaagtgtagttgttcaattaatttatattgtaaataacatggtgtgtagtgtgacacatagaagatcatattataagttccttataagttataaaaagtagttcacgactaagatggaaagaaacaaaccattggaataatcgcagtgtaatttggtattagtttatcttaactataaaattacactagtacactctgagtgtattgagcgagatcatttgaggtagtttctttttatactgactatataaaagaacaatacctctgttattatggaagtgtgtactcttaatcataatataataacaagcacatatacttaatacttatttctttaatttatcaaagggtgcgatttagctcgttaaatcaataggcccgataagttgagaaatgatattatttgtatgatgtgttgttgattatagaataaaactatgtcctagtaatctaggttgatgatgcccccttaagggctcataaggattatcatgtaaaccctgcaggtggacttagtccgacatgatgataaggttgagtggtactactcttggagctagatattaattaagtgagttgtcagtaactcatttaattagtagacattcaatatcttaaacacagggagaataacacactcatgataagaatgagcccatatagtaatatgagattggtgcgctagtgtaataataactctttagtggaataagatattattgatgaactcgagttgggtgttcggagcgaacacgggaaactcaagttcatcgggagaccaaaaccaattcctcctcgcggtccctgtcgtaacctcttatttataaagtcttatacccacctaaacccaccttcttacccatccataggtggccggccaagccaagcttggagcccaagcaagggccgaccaagataagccttggatggatcaagtggtggccgtccctaacttggagcccaagcttaggggGTCggtcacaataaaaataaaaaggattttattttaaaatctttcctaatgtggaagacatgattttaaaagagagttttaaaatt is drawn from Zingiber officinale cultivar Zhangliang chromosome 1B, Zo_v1.1, whole genome shotgun sequence and contains these coding sequences:
- the LOC122049022 gene encoding uncharacterized protein LOC122049022 — encoded protein: MTAPNIEMIAALLRSCTVGRERGLRSPATHLVGGSPESVSVELNSETALPFHWEQCLDMQTGEVYYFNRETGTRTSKDPRAAAAYSSSYHSEEDVSSSSDDSFSGVASGGSSSRNDNEDSSDSTANSCLTSISSSSPSRATAAEPLVSAGCRSCFMYFMVPKSDDSCPKCSGRLLKLGRHGNV